A segment of the Xenopus tropicalis strain Nigerian chromosome 6, UCB_Xtro_10.0, whole genome shotgun sequence genome:
CTGTGGCTGGGGTATTTATCCAAACCCATTAGAATAATTGGTCTGATTGTGGATGATTGGGCTCATTATTAAATACTCGGCCATCGACCGGGCAGTATCTCCATTTGAAGGAGGATCTGATGGAACTATAAAACACACTAAAgcccaatgggattttctttCAAACATTTGAGATATTAAAGGTTTTAGACGTGGTTCCTACCTTTTCTGcttgaaagtacaggtataggacccaagggtattccggataaggggtctttccgtaatttagatctccatactttaagtctactcaaaaattaataaaacatgaactaaacccaataggattgttttgcctccaataaggggtaattatatcttagttgggatcaagtacaggtactgttttattattacagagaaaagggaatcatttaaccattaaataaacccaatagggctgttctgcccccaataaggggtaattatatcttagttgggatcaagtacaggtactgttttattattacagagaaaagggaatcatttaaccattaaataaacccaatagggctgttctgccccaataaggggtaattatatcttagttgggatcaagtacaggtactgttttattattacagagaaaaaggaaatcagttttaaaattctgaattatttgattaaaatggagtctatgggagacgggctttccataattcggagctttctggataacgggtttccggataagggatcccatatctgtactgagTCCTACTTATTGGCAAAAGATGTAATATCTCCTGCAATCTTGCATGTAATTGCAACATAGTGAGCACCACAAATTCCATGCATTTTACCAATTCGGCAACAAATGAGGTCAATTTGGTAAAGTGCAGACAAGTATGTGCCAAATGGTGGTGTTTGAGGTATGTTCCTAGGCAAAAATACTTAGCAATAGCATTGAAGTTTGCAAAATGTCGCCTGCATTGGTAAATGAGACGCCTTCTTATATCCATATAGGGCACTTTGCCttctatacattattattattaacatttatttataaagcaccaacataccccgcagcgctgtacaataagtgggtttcatacattggacatacagagtaacatataaagcaatcaataaccgatacaaggggggaagggagccctgcccaaaagagcttacactctacaaggagtaacatataaagcaatcaataaccgatacaagaggggaagggagccctgcccaaaagagcttacactctacaaggagtaacatataaagcaatcagtaaccgatacaaggggggaagagagccctgcccaaaagagcttacaattgtaaAGGTAAGTCCCATTACAAACACCTATTAGATGAACTTGTTATATCCAACAACCAGCAATTCCAGAGTCAAACAAAGACAGatacaatctgccatgttttattgcattctgcCTCCTGCCTGGTACCTTGAAAAATTGCTCCAGGTATCTGCTCTCTATAATGGGGTGCaaatgcctccccccccccaggaatacAGCTCTGTTTGCATTGGGCAATAATGTATTCATAAGGGGAAGACATGTAGGCATCCCCACTCCCGCCCCCTACCTGTTGTATTCAGATGAGCAAGATAGGGGGCACCATAAGGTAAATGCCTCAGCCAGGCCTTGTACTTATCACCTGCCAGATCCTGGACACATGTACTTTCAGAATAATCACTAGGGGGCAATGTTTTGTACTATAGCGCTTGGGTGCAGAGTCTCTccaaatgaccccttatgtattACCGAAATGCCAAAGTGTGCTATTATATGAATTTCATACTATTCATACCCCTTCTGATGCTTGGTATTGACACTgaccatgatatatatatatatatatatatgtagaagtATCATAAAAGTCTCCCATCCAATAAACAGGTAAAGCTACTTCTCTCTGGGCACCCCCATTAAACCTCCATTCTTTGTCAAACCATCACTTGTAAAGATTTCCCAGAGCTTCATCCAGACTCTGGTTAGAGATCTGCTGGTGCCCACTATGGAGGTAGGAGGTCCCCTCTCCTGATGCACCAATGGGATTCTATTAAGGCCTCTCTGTGCTTAACGGAAATGTGCTTTCCCATGTAAAACATGAAGATAGATAAATATGTAGATGGATAGATATACAGAtggatatagatatagatagatagatagatgatagatagatagatgatagatagatgatatatagatagatagatagatagatagatagatagatagatagatgatagatagatagatagatagatagatagatagatagatagataaatagatgaatagatagatagatagatgatagatagatagataatacatagatagacagataatagatagatagatagataaatagatagatagatagatagatagatagatagatagatagatagataggtaatagatagatagatagatagatgatagatagataaataggtaatagatagatagataatagatagatagatagatagatagatagatagatagatagatagatagatagatagatagatagatgatagatagatgatagatagatgatagatagataatagatagatagatggatgatagatagataataaatagatgataggtaggtagatagatagatagatagatagataatagatagctagataggtaatagatagatagatgatagatgatagatagatagatagttagatagatagatagatagatagatagatagatagatagatagatgatagatagatagatgatagatagatagatgatagatagatagatcaaatGCTCGGAACAGACACATCTAATCACATCTGATTTTCTTCCTGTCGTTGCATGAAGTTATCACCCTGTGCTGCATATTCAAATGCCGTATCCCGAGGACCAAGAAGGAAATCGAGGCCCGACATGCCCAGCGCCTGGCCGGCAAGGATTACGCTGACAAGCTGGAGTCAGTTCCACCCCTGAACGAGCTGACGGACATTCCTGGAGGTAACGGGACTTCACTTACTAACTGAactaaagctctgattggttgctacgggtgaTTACAATGAGACAAACATGGGCCATGGCCCCATTTGTGTTGACCTTCCAACCATAGGAAAAAGACATGAGCAGAGCAGAGCAGTGTTGGAACATCTCCACCATAAACTCACCAGGCTGTGATGGTAGGAAAAGGCTATGGGgccataattaaagaaaaacgAGACATTCAGGAAAAAACTTGAAAGAAAAGAAAGTAGAGGTAGAGAGTCAACTAGCTCATCAAGGGGTTAATAAACTGTTACAGGTAAAGAGAGGATGAACAAATAAATATGGAGATGAGGAGAGAAGGTTGGCCAAGGGAGGATGGAGATGGGACAGTTCTTGCTTAGAAGTAATTGCAATCTGGTTCCaaggcaaacaggaaagcttaaCCCATTGGCCCATTGGCCATTCCCTCCTTGTCTGCCTCTGCTGGTTCCTCTGCTCCTTCCTTACCAGCTCTCCGCTCTAAGTTTCTTTatttcttaagatggccatacactgtgcGATCCGCTCATTGGGCAACCTCACCACCTatggtgggagatattgggctaattccatCATTTGTCCCTAGGCGGGTTggaccgaggactgcatcaatgagctgatgcggcccccaatctgatgggaaaatctaacctgcctgatcaagatctgcccaattttaggctggggaggcccatcgggggtgcccatacatgggcagataagctgccgaatcagtctgaaggacccaaatcggcagataaaatctgcccgtgtatggcctcctttaggcATCTGGCATCCCACTGCACCACAATGACCCCCAGACCCTCAGCCCTATCTCCTGCTCAGGTCTTCTGAAGGCAACGTCATTCAGATACAGAGAGAAAACTTAGTAAAGGACAAgggaaggtaaaatcactggggaccACCAAGTTGTTAGACTCCTCCCCtgtgattataattactttatttagACTTTATTGTTCCTCTTCATCAAAACAGGGGATCTTGTCTTCTTGTCCCCTGGATCCTAGAAATGTGTTGATGAAGAAGAAGAATCACAAAGTGGTGCATTTTTGGAAGAAGATGAGCGTCGACCAGGGGTCTGAAATTAGGGACTAGGTGCCCCTAAAggttctacctttccttctcctttagctaTAGAGATCCCTAGTAACCATAAGAATGATAACACGCTTATCATTGACTGTTTGCCATTGGCTGACAGAATGGGCTTAATTTTGCCCGTGTTGGTACAAAACCTCCTTACGTTCCTGCAAAGACATTTTTCGTATCCTCAAAATGTAGTAAAGAACATCGACCTTTTTGTACAACTATCCCTAAACCTATTTGTACCATTGTGAGAAAGAAGaacacattgggggtcattttccaacactgggcaaatttgtccatgggcagtaacctatagcaaccaatcaaactgtcgCATTCATTGTTATACATTGTTATATATGCTATATTGCTATGGGTTATATATGCTATATTGCCCAGTTTTTATCAATGAGCCCCATTGACTCTCTTTGCCACTCTTTATTTGTTTATAGGGGCCAAATGCAGACACCCATTGGGTGCCATGTAGAGTATTATACATTGGAAacattattgcttttttttctgtctctgtctctctcctatTAACTCCTTCCGCTCTccctttcttttccctttcttGCTTTCTGTCTATAGGGTCTTCTGACAGTCTTCCAACTCTCTCTGGCCAAATCCAGTCTAGATCCCACAGGTCTTTGCCTGTTCTGAAAGAAGAAGATGAAATGACTCTTCAAGGGAACTAGAGACTTGCTACTATCCCGCTCTTGCTCTTTTTCTCACGCTCTAGAAGACTCTTCTTTTCTTGGGTTCAGTTTTTATCTGATGTTTCCAGATATTTATCTCATGTCCTTAAGTAGAAGACTATTGGCTGAAGGCACAGTTGGTGGGGATCTGCACTAACAGGCTTAATAAAAAAGCAACATCAAAGTGGGGCCTAGAGTGACAATTTGACATTGAGCCGAGTTTGTTTCTACTTCCTACATCGGCCACCAATGCGCCTTAGGAAAGGATATTGATTCATTCTGACTCCAGTTATGCAACTTGGAACTTGAGAGAACCAATCCCAGTGTCTCCTTATTAACTGCAGTTATGTGGTTGCAGAAGATACTGATTATTCAAGCACCCCCCTCCTTTTTgacatagtaataaaaaaactgAATGGCGCTTgtgtcagccataaagcagggcaggactgctgcttacaatgggggggatcagataggatctgtgccactgtgacagaatgctctgttatacagatagctagaatctcagccataaaagcagggaggactgctgcttacaatgggggatcagataggatctgtgccactgtgacagaatgctctgttatacagatagctagaatctcagccataaagcaggggcaggactgctgcttacaatgggggggggatcagataggatctgtgccactgctgacagaatgctctgttatacagatagcttagaatctcagccataaagcagggcaggactgctgcttacaatgggggggatcagataggatctgtgccactgtgacagaatgctctgttatacagatagctagaatctcagccataaagcagggcaggactgctgcttacaatggggggatcagataggatctgtgtgtcactgtgacagaatgctctgttatacagatagctagaatctcagccataaagcagggcaggactgctgcttacaatgggggggatcagataggacgCAGCTGCAGAAAGCTCACAGATCTCTATATACAGCTATACATTATATACTGATTTgagttttacacaacataatccATTTGGAGACCAGTATCTGATACCAACGTGAGTATACAGTATTTACATGAAATAAATTCACAAATAAACCCAGACAGTTACAGTATGCAAAAGGCATCTTGAATCAGATTTATAGCTCTAATTGTAAAATGATGCAGGTTAAGAAGAAAGTCTCTGCAATTAAACCGCCTTTTTATAAATCAGCAGGAACTCGTGCAAAACATTCCCGCGCCAGAATAATGCAGGGATCTTAATGTCAGGCTGTGGGAATCTTTTAATTGGGTTGAAAATGTCACTTTTTGGAATGGAAAGAAAACGCCACACCTCCCGGAGTTTAACGCTAAATTGCATAACAGGCGGTTTTTGCTGATGCATAGCACGGACAAAATATTTCTAGTTACCGTTAGCAACCAATGAGAACATTCTAGCTGCTGAAAACCAATCAAAGAAAACctgtttccatttttttgcagttccagtcttaaggtgcccatacacgggcagatccgctcgcttagcgatgtcgccaagcgagcggatcttcacccgatatcaccacctacgggtgggccctggggccaaacgattgaattctgatggcggtaatggggcagtcggtttggggaccgcatcaacgagtcccCGAtacgactgaattttctaacctgcccgatcgagatctggccaatttcaggccagatatcggtcagccaggcccatTGTTtatgcccctacatgggccgataagctgccaaatcagtccaaggggccaatattggcagctacaatcagcccgtgtatggggacctgtaGATTGGGGCACCTTGGACCCATCAGAGAACCTTACCTCAGGGAGGTGGGGGCATATACTAGAATAGaggaccccaaccttttatacttgtgaacctcattcaaatggaaaaagtgttggggagcaacaaaagaatggaaaaaaagttccaaataagagctatgattggatattaggtagcccctatgtggactggcgcctacaggagactctgtttggcagtacacatggtttttattcaaccaaaacttgaaaccaaaaagtcaggaattcaaaaataactacctggtttgggggcactggaagcaacatgcaaggggttggggaggaacatgttgctcctgagccactggttggggatcactgtactaggaTCTTCTAGCCTGGGTCAATTTTTAAGCATCTCTCACCATATCATGGACACAGCCAACCAGTGACTCTGACTTCTTGAATTCTGCACTCAATTGGAATGCTGGCAACATAAATAGGTGAATTTAGGTAGCATGACTGTAGACCAGTGGCTCGCAAGAAACTTGTTActtgccaaccccttggatattgttcccagtggccttaatgaagtcttggcttggaggcacattttggttgaataaaaaccattgGTACAGACAGTCAACAAGGGGGCTACCAATAGtcaatagcccttatttggtgccCCCAGGAActtcttttttatgcttgtgtcccccaactctttttacatttgaatgtggcttacgggtaaaaaaaaaaaaggttgaagaCCCCTTGTTGCAGATGAATTCAATTATTGAAGTTTCAAATAGATTTGAATTCCCAGTAGAAAGCCTAGGACAGTTATAGCAGAGGAGGAACTAAGGAAAACTAAGGTGGAGGAAGGTTAGAATAAGGAAGAGGATGGTAGAAAGGTGGAGAAAGGGAAAAAGATAATAAAGTCCCAAAAAAAGGATAGTAGATGGTCACATTTCCAACTACAGACATGTTTTGCCCTTTGTGGGGCTCATCAGTTTAGTGCAGTTGTTTTTTAAGAACATTGGAGAGAGGTCCCAGTGGCGGCTAGCCCTATAAATTGGTTCATTTCTAGGTTAAAAGAGATGAGGGTGGTCAATGAATGCATTGGAAGATATTCAAGAGATTCAAACTCAACCTATGAGAAGTCAGAAGCTTTTTGGGTATTTGAGGGGGAGCCAAGAATTAGCCCCTATTCAGGTGAAGGTCCAAGGTGTCATATTTTGGAAGGGAAAGGTTGAAACTGATCCAGgtccagggtggtggtagctcttGGTGGTAGCTCCATCGTTGGTGGTAGCTTCATGGTTGGTGGTATCTCAATGGTTGGTAGTAGCTCCATGGTTGGTGGTAACTTCATGGTTGGTGGTAGCTCAATGGTTGGTAGTAGCTCCATggttggtggtagctccagggtggtggtagctccatggtttgtggtagctccagggttggtGGTAGCTTCATGGTTGGTGGTAGCTCAATGGttggtggtagctccatggttggtggtagctccagggtggtggtagctccagggtggtggtagctccatggttggtggtagctccagggtggTAGTAGcttcagggtggtggtagctccatggttcctcaACCTCAGTAGGTACAGTTGTGCTCCAGAAGAAGCAGAATGGCAACCATGGGAAAGTGCATTACaatgcaagtaccttaatgagTTGCGTCAACCTtcatgtgtgggtgtgtgggtaaATACCCCCTCCGGTGTTTGCCACTATGGGCCTGATTTACTAACACTGGTGCTAAATTGCCCCAGTGCTGTTATTCCATAACAACAAATCAGcgaaatttgtttttaaacaaaagcaaatatgtcGTTACGAGTAACCGCACGAGTACTAATTAGCACCCACGTTAGATAATTAGCCATATAATGAACAAGCCGCTCTAtcattacaatattattattatttgctttgCGTTGGCGCCGTCAAAGGACCAACACTTCAGCAGAATGTGATAATCACCTCCCCGTATTCATTAACGTTGGCTGCTTAATTGCAGTCGGGGGGTTCTTATGCATCTTGAGATACTCGTTAAAACGTTCAATTTCATGtaaatcttttatatatttagtaaTTAAGGGAAAATGTTAGTGTGCATAATGTATATGAACTGCGGAACGTTCCATGAAGGGGGAAAGAGGGTCTTTTTTTATTCCGTGGTTATAGTTCCCACAGTGACTTTTTGCTGCTCCAGATAAATATATCCTTCTTCCACTTGTGCCATCTTTCCACAAACGATGAAATATAATTGCTCAGTATAATTGTGGGGATACAAATGTGGAATCATCCGGAAGCACCGGTTGGATGTgtctaagacagtgctgtccaactgattccatgtagtgggccaattagtTCTCATTTAGCATTTCCATGGGCCGGAGAAGTCTATGGAGGCCTTGAGCAGACTGGGAAGGGGGGTCATAAAAAGTCTCTTGAGGGACACTTTGACTCTCgggtctccagttggacagctctgatctacgatatgtttaaataatttcttttctGCATTATCTGTGAGTTTTTCCGCTTCTGACTTCCTAGGGTAACAGGATACCAACAGAGCATGATCCCCTTTCTCTCTAGGCCACCTAAGCGTATGTAACATAAGCCGGGGGTTCAGAGCTCAGCCAGGTTATTACAAGTGGGTTATCTTGGTTCATCTACTCAAGTTCAAGTTATCTAGAGCAGTCAATCATTTACCGGTACGCTCTTTGAAAACAAACATATGATTGGTTGTTCTGGGTCCAATAGCTATTTTTGATAGGGTTGAAGCTGTTGATGATTGGTTGGGACCATTCCAACAAATGAAACACCCTACTGAAGAACTCAAAGGACAAACAAACAATTGAGTTACAGGGTGTTCAACTACTCAAGTTCAAGTTATCTAGAGAAGTCAATCATTTACCGGTACGCTCTTTGAAAACAAACATATGATTGGTTGTTCTGGGTCCAATAACTATTTTGCATAGGGTTGAAGCTGTTGACGATTGGTTGGG
Coding sequences within it:
- the tmie gene encoding transmembrane inner ear expressed protein — its product is MAWDQLLLLLYIRTFLFVLSVPIRCAQCQLVEAPTDPPKKKPDPVTSETVVFWGLRLWQVIGVFSIFVLGVIITLCCIFKCRIPRTKKEIEARHAQRLAGKDYADKLESVPPLNELTDIPGGSSDSLPTLSGQIQSRSHRSLPVLKEEDEMTLQGN